One genomic segment of Streptomyces sp. RerS4 includes these proteins:
- a CDS encoding cupin domain-containing protein, with translation MTRHHPRIVDLSETQPNRRRGGDLRAVLTPTSVGSTSGFMGLAVMAPGESIAEHYHPYSEEFVYVVSGTLEVDLDGEAHPLRTDQGLLVPLNMRHRFRNVGDTEARMVFHLGPLAPRPELGHVDTEEAPNPEASGWAERPPERSGAVS, from the coding sequence ATGACGAGACATCACCCGCGGATCGTCGATCTCAGCGAGACCCAGCCCAACCGCCGGCGCGGAGGTGATCTGCGTGCCGTGCTCACCCCGACGTCGGTGGGTTCGACGAGCGGGTTCATGGGCCTGGCGGTGATGGCCCCCGGGGAGTCGATCGCCGAGCACTACCACCCGTACTCCGAGGAGTTCGTGTACGTGGTCAGCGGCACGCTGGAGGTGGACCTCGACGGCGAGGCGCACCCGCTGCGCACCGATCAGGGCCTGCTGGTCCCGCTGAACATGCGCCACCGGTTCCGCAACGTCGGCGACACCGAGGCCCGGATGGTCTTCCACCTCGGTCCGCTCGCCCCGCGCCCCGAGCTCGGGCACGTCGACACCGAGGAGGCCCCGAACCCGGAGGCCTCCGGGTGGGCGGAGCGCCCGCCGGAGCGCTCGGGAGCGGTGTCGTGA
- a CDS encoding beta-ketoacyl-[acyl-carrier-protein] synthase family protein, with protein MTRRRVAVTGVGVVAPGGIGAPAFWDLLSNGRTATRGITLFDPAGFRSRIAAEVDFDPASHGLGADDTARADRYIQFALVAAREAVADAGLELDREDAWRTGVSLGTAVGGTTRLEHDYVAVSQKGDWWDVDHRLSSPFLHRAFTPATLASAVAEQTGARGPVQTVSTGCTSGLDAVGYAVHAIQEGRMDVCIAGASDSPVSPITVACFDAIKATSANNDDPAHASRPFDADRDGFVLGEGGAVLVLEEWEHARARGATVYCEIGGYATFGNAHHMTGLTAEGLEMARAIETALAQARIAAEDIDYVNAHGSGTKQNDRHETAAVKRVLKDHAYRTPMTSIKSMVGHSLGAIGAIELAACVLAMTHHVVPPTANYETPDPECDLDYVPRTARSHTLRSVLSVGSGFGGFQSAVVMTQPKEVRA; from the coding sequence GTGACCCGGCGGCGGGTGGCCGTCACGGGTGTCGGCGTCGTCGCCCCGGGCGGCATAGGCGCCCCCGCGTTCTGGGACCTGCTGTCCAACGGCCGTACGGCGACCAGGGGCATCACCCTCTTCGACCCGGCCGGGTTCCGCTCCCGGATAGCCGCCGAGGTCGACTTCGACCCGGCCTCGCACGGGCTCGGCGCGGACGACACGGCGAGGGCGGACCGGTACATCCAGTTCGCGTTGGTCGCCGCCCGCGAGGCGGTCGCGGACGCCGGCCTGGAGCTCGACCGCGAGGACGCCTGGCGTACGGGGGTGTCCCTCGGCACGGCCGTCGGCGGCACGACCCGGCTGGAGCACGACTACGTGGCCGTCAGTCAGAAGGGCGACTGGTGGGACGTGGACCACCGGCTGTCCTCCCCCTTCCTGCACCGGGCGTTCACGCCCGCGACCCTCGCCTCGGCGGTGGCGGAGCAGACGGGGGCGCGCGGGCCGGTGCAGACCGTCTCGACGGGCTGCACGTCGGGGCTCGACGCCGTCGGGTACGCCGTGCACGCCATCCAGGAGGGTCGGATGGACGTCTGCATAGCGGGCGCCTCGGACTCCCCCGTCTCCCCCATCACCGTGGCCTGCTTCGACGCGATCAAGGCGACCTCGGCGAACAACGACGACCCGGCGCACGCGTCGCGTCCCTTCGACGCCGACCGGGACGGTTTCGTCCTCGGCGAGGGCGGCGCCGTCCTCGTCCTGGAGGAGTGGGAGCACGCACGGGCCCGCGGGGCGACCGTCTACTGCGAGATAGGCGGATACGCCACCTTCGGCAACGCCCACCACATGACCGGGCTGACCGCCGAGGGCCTGGAGATGGCCCGCGCCATCGAGACGGCGCTGGCGCAGGCCCGGATAGCCGCCGAGGACATCGACTACGTCAACGCGCACGGTTCGGGCACCAAGCAGAACGACCGCCACGAGACGGCGGCCGTCAAGCGGGTGCTGAAGGACCACGCGTACCGGACGCCGATGACCTCCATCAAGTCGATGGTCGGGCACTCCCTCGGGGCGATCGGCGCGATCGAACTCGCGGCCTGCGTGCTGGCGATGACCCACCACGTGGTGCCACCGACCGCGAACTACGAGACCCCCGACCCGGAGTGCGACCTGGACTACGTGCCGCGCACGGCCCGCAGCCACACCCTGCGCAGCGTGCTGTCCGTCGGCAGCGGCTTCGGCGGCTTCCAGTCCGCCGTGGTCATGACCCAGCCCAAGGAGGTACGTGCGTGA
- a CDS encoding beta-ketoacyl synthase N-terminal-like domain-containing protein, whose product MKSSPAGASPAVTGIGIVAPNGIGAEAFWKAVQAGDSVLDRVTRQGCEHLPVRVAGEVRGFDPGSLVEDRFLVQTDRFSHYALAAADLALEHARLGRADYEDDPYAVGVVTAAGSGGGEFGQRELQRLWGQGPRYVGPYQSIAWFYAASTGQVSIRRGFKGPCGVVASDEAGGLDAFAHAARAIRQGSRAMLVGATEAPLAPYSVVCQLGYEGLSTWDDPERAYRPFTAKACGFVPAEGGAMFTVEDVAAARRRGAPVRALVAGHAATFTGTGLREESGEGLAHAIRGALREADCAPEEVDVVFADALGTPEGDAAEVRAIHDALGGYGAKVAVTAPKTGFGRAYCAAATLDVATAVLALEHGIVPPTPNVFDVCHDLDLVMGGARVAPLRTALVLSRGRMGSNAALVLRKGPESPG is encoded by the coding sequence GTGAAAAGCAGTCCAGCCGGCGCGTCGCCGGCCGTCACGGGCATCGGGATCGTCGCGCCCAACGGGATCGGCGCCGAGGCCTTCTGGAAGGCCGTCCAGGCGGGCGACAGCGTCCTGGACCGGGTGACCCGGCAGGGCTGCGAGCACCTGCCGGTCCGGGTGGCGGGCGAGGTGCGGGGCTTCGACCCCGGCTCGCTGGTCGAGGACCGGTTCCTGGTGCAGACGGACCGCTTCAGTCACTACGCGCTGGCGGCGGCCGATCTCGCGCTGGAACACGCCCGCCTCGGTCGGGCGGACTACGAGGACGACCCGTACGCGGTGGGCGTGGTCACGGCCGCCGGCTCCGGTGGCGGCGAGTTCGGACAGCGCGAGCTCCAGCGGCTGTGGGGGCAGGGCCCCCGCTACGTCGGCCCGTACCAGTCGATCGCCTGGTTCTACGCGGCCAGCACCGGCCAGGTGTCCATCCGACGCGGGTTCAAGGGCCCGTGCGGGGTGGTGGCGAGCGACGAGGCGGGCGGGCTGGACGCCTTCGCGCACGCCGCGCGGGCGATCCGACAGGGCAGCCGGGCCATGCTGGTCGGTGCGACGGAGGCCCCCCTCGCCCCGTATTCGGTGGTCTGCCAGCTGGGTTACGAGGGGCTGAGCACCTGGGACGACCCGGAGCGCGCCTACCGGCCCTTCACCGCGAAGGCCTGCGGGTTCGTGCCCGCGGAGGGCGGCGCGATGTTCACCGTCGAGGACGTCGCGGCGGCCCGGCGGCGCGGCGCTCCCGTGCGGGCCCTGGTGGCCGGACACGCCGCGACCTTCACCGGCACCGGACTCCGGGAGGAGTCGGGCGAGGGGCTCGCGCACGCCATCCGCGGCGCGCTGCGGGAGGCGGACTGCGCCCCCGAGGAGGTGGACGTGGTCTTCGCCGACGCCCTGGGCACGCCCGAGGGGGACGCCGCCGAGGTGCGGGCGATCCACGACGCGCTCGGCGGGTACGGGGCCAAGGTGGCGGTGACGGCGCCGAAGACGGGGTTCGGTCGGGCGTACTGCGCGGCCGCCACCCTCGACGTCGCCACGGCCGTGCTGGCCCTGGAGCACGGCATCGTGCCGCCCACGCCGAACGTCTTCGACGTCTGCCACGACCTGGATCTGGTCATGGGCGGCGCGCGCGTCGCCCCGCTGCGGACCGCGCTCGTGCTGAGCCGGGGCCGTATGGGGTCGAACGCGGCACTCGTCCTGCGCAAGGGGCCCGAATCCCCGGGTTAG
- a CDS encoding SchA/CurD-like domain-containing protein → MTTTLSERVSQSAFDGSMLRVVLLMDLHEGAQQRFFEAYEQLRHDIASVPGHLGDQLCQSFENPSQWLITSEWASAPQYLAWVNSEEHQKQVRPLGACARSMRPLKFTVLRETGRRYEAPTTAVGVRLQDAPRLGAGIVRHALTFTVKPGSEAKVAQILSSYASPQARVDDHTRLCRTSLFMHGNRVVRAVEVRGDLMAALRHVSEQPEVRAVEEAINPYLEQDRDLADPESARMFFMRAALPAVHHLAEHGKQPREVRRHAFFYPAKPGCGSMLARFLARQDEAAAKLATSPVLSSTVFQRDDVVVRLLDVFGPADERFAAGFGIEGSRQAAVLDRLLAGTPGTGRPGPYAMDLITDRRAPAES, encoded by the coding sequence ATGACAACCACCCTGTCCGAACGGGTGTCCCAGTCGGCTTTCGACGGCTCCATGCTCCGGGTCGTCCTGCTGATGGACCTGCACGAGGGGGCCCAACAGCGGTTCTTCGAGGCCTACGAGCAGCTGCGCCACGACATCGCCTCGGTTCCCGGACACCTCGGCGACCAGCTGTGCCAGTCCTTCGAGAACCCCTCGCAGTGGCTGATCACCAGTGAGTGGGCGAGCGCGCCGCAGTACCTCGCCTGGGTCAACAGCGAGGAGCACCAGAAGCAGGTCCGCCCGCTCGGTGCCTGCGCGCGGTCCATGCGTCCGCTGAAGTTCACCGTCCTGCGCGAGACCGGCCGGCGCTACGAGGCCCCCACCACGGCGGTCGGTGTCCGGCTCCAGGACGCCCCCCGGCTGGGGGCGGGCATCGTCCGTCACGCGCTGACCTTCACCGTCAAGCCGGGCAGCGAGGCGAAGGTGGCGCAGATCCTGTCGTCGTACGCCTCCCCGCAGGCCCGCGTCGACGACCACACCCGGCTGTGCCGGACCTCCCTGTTCATGCACGGCAACCGCGTGGTGCGGGCGGTGGAGGTGCGGGGCGACCTGATGGCGGCGCTGCGGCACGTGTCGGAGCAGCCCGAGGTCCGGGCCGTGGAGGAGGCCATCAACCCGTACCTGGAACAGGACCGGGACCTTGCCGACCCGGAGTCGGCCCGGATGTTCTTCATGCGGGCGGCGCTGCCGGCCGTCCACCATCTGGCGGAGCACGGCAAGCAGCCGCGGGAGGTGCGCCGGCACGCGTTCTTCTACCCGGCGAAGCCCGGTTGCGGCTCGATGCTCGCCCGCTTCCTGGCCCGGCAGGACGAGGCGGCGGCGAAGTTGGCGACGAGTCCGGTGCTGAGCAGCACCGTCTTCCAGCGGGACGACGTCGTGGTCCGCCTCCTCGACGTGTTCGGGCCGGCCGACGAGCGTTTCGCCGCCGGATTCGGCATCGAGGGCTCCCGTCAGGCGGCGGTCCTGGACCGTCTGCTGGCCGGGACGCCGGGTACGGGCCGGCCCGGCCCGTACGCCATGGACCTGATCACGGACCGCCGGGCTCCGGCGGAGTCCTGA